GGCCAATTGAAGTTTTTGTGCTACCGATTACCTTGGGTTATCGTTTAGGCTGTACCATTGCCGGCGCAAAATCTCATGCCCCCGGATACGTCGATCCAACTGACCGGTTGGTTAAGGTTCAAGCATCTCGTGCTACTGACCACCTTGGCAGACAGTCGCAACATGCATGTAACGGCGCGCCGGATGCATCTCAGCCAGCCGGCGGCCAGCAAGATACTCAAGGATCTCGAAGGCTTCTTCGGCTTTGCAATATTCGTGCGCCAACCGCGAGCCATGATCCTGACGGAGCTGGGAGCGCATGTCGTACGTCATGCTCGCATTATGCTCAACGAGGCGGATCGGCTGGTCAGTGATATCAATGATCTACGCGAGGGGGGGTACGGGCAGTTGCTGATCGGTGCGATTGTCGCAGCGGCGCCGGAAATCCTGCCGGCGGCGATTGCGCGACTCAAGCGCCAGAGACCCCGGCTGTCGATTAGCCTGCAAGAGCAGACCAGCGATCGTTTATTGACCGAACTCGAATACAAGCGGCTCGATCTGGTGATCGGCCGCCTGACCCATGTCGACCAGCATAATCAGTTCGACTTCGAGCCCTTGCGTGACGAGCCGCTGCGTGTCGTGGTTCGTCAAGGTCACCCGCTGGCGACAGGCCATGGCATGCCGGATATTGAAAACCTCAGTCGCTGGCCGTGGATCCTGCATCCAATGACCAGCCCGATGCGCGGTGTGTTCGAGGCGGCGCTGGCGGCGGAGGGCATCGCCTCGCCCAGTGATATCGTCGAAACCACGTCCATCCAGGCCACCCTGCAGCTCCTGCTGAATTCCGACATGCTGGCGGTACTGCCGCATTCGATACTGCGGCGACCGCTGGAAAGTGGCCAATATGTGCTGCTCGAGCGCATCATCGGCAAACCTCTCGACTATTACGGGATCATTACTCGGCGTGACGAACCGCTGTCGACGGCAGCGCAGGCGTTGATCGAGCACTTGCGGGAGTTGACCGAGCAACCTCTTGATGAGAACGGACGTTAGTACGCCGCCAATCGCAGTAAAAGGAGGCTTATAGAACGACGGGACGGCCGAAGCCATCCCGTCGGGTCATGCATCACTCGCGCCGCTCAGCCTTCGCGCCTTCCGTCGTAAAGCCGCTTGAGGCCCAGCGGATTGGCCTCCTTGAGCGCTTCGGGACGCAGCGCGTCGGGCAGATTCTGATAGCACACCGGACGCAGGAAGCGATAGATCGCCGCGGTGCCCACCGAAGTGCTGCGCACGTCCGAGGTGGCCGGGAACGGCCCGCCGTGGACCATCGCGTGGCTGACCTCGACGCCGGTCGGCCAGCCGTTGACCAGGATGCGCCCGGCCTTGTGCTCGAGCGTCGGCAGCAGCGCGCGGGCCGCGTCGTGATCGGCGTCGTCCATCTGCAGCGTGATGGTCAACTGGCCTTCGAGACGGTCGGCGACCCGCTTGACCTCGGCGGCATCCTGACATTCGATCACCAGCGAGGTGGAGCCGAACACCTCTTCCTGCAGTGCCTCATCATTGAGGAAGGCCTCGGCCGAGGTGACGTACAGCCCGGCCTGGCACTGGTTGGGCGTCTCGCCGACCTGGCCGCGGGCGATTTCACGCACCTGGTCGTGGCTGGCCAGCCGCGCCACGCCCTGCTGGTAGGCGTCATAAATGCCCGGGGTGAGCATGGTCTGCGCGGCACTTTCCTTGAGCGCCGCGCCGGCGGTGGCGACGAAGGCGTCCAGCGCCGCGCCCTGCTCGGCGATCACCAGCCCGGGGTTGGTGCAGAACTGCCCGGCGCCCAGGTTGAGCGAGGCGACGAAGCCCTTGGCCATCTCCTCGCCGCGGGCCTCGAGCGCCGCCGGCAGCGGGAACACCGGGTTGATCGAGCTCATCTCGGCGTAGAAGGGGATCGGCTCGGCACGGTTCTGGGCGACCTTGAGCAGCGCCAGGCCGCCGCTGCGCGAGCCGGTGAAGCCGCCGGCCTTGATCCGCGGATCGGCGACCAGCGCGGTGCCCACTTCGCGCCCGGAGCCGAACAGCAGCGAGAACACCCCCTCCGGCAGGTTGCATTGGGCGATTGCGCGCTGGATCGCCCGGCCCACCAGTTCCGAGGTGCCGGGATGGGCGGAGTGCGCCTTGACGATCACCGGGCAGCCCGCGGCTAAGCTTGATGCGGTATCGCCGCCGGCCACCGAGAACGCCAGCGGGAAGTTCGAGGCGCCGAATAGGCGGCCGCCTCCCAGCGCGATGTGGCGCTGACGCAGGTCGACCCGCGGCATCGGCTGACGCTCGGGCAGCGCCGGGTCGACGCGCACGTCGAGCCACTCGCCGGCGCGCACCACCTGGGCGAACAGCCTCAATTGGCCGCAGGTACGCCCGCGCTCGCCCTCGATGCGCCCCCGGGGCAGGCCGGATTCGGCCACCGCGCGCTGGATCAGCGTGTCGCCGAGCGCCTCGATCTCGGAGGCTACCGTCTCGAGGAACGTCGCGCGTTCCTCCAGCGAGGTCTCGCGGTAGCGGTCGAAGGCCGCCCAGGCGAGGCCGCAGGCGCGATCGACGTCGTGGGCGGTGCCGCCGGCATAGGCCGGCTCCAGGCGTTG
The genomic region above belongs to Halomonas zincidurans B6 and contains:
- a CDS encoding LysR substrate-binding domain-containing protein; translated protein: MPAQNLMPPDTSIQLTGWLRFKHLVLLTTLADSRNMHVTARRMHLSQPAASKILKDLEGFFGFAIFVRQPRAMILTELGAHVVRHARIMLNEADRLVSDINDLREGGYGQLLIGAIVAAAPEILPAAIARLKRQRPRLSISLQEQTSDRLLTELEYKRLDLVIGRLTHVDQHNQFDFEPLRDEPLRVVVRQGHPLATGHGMPDIENLSRWPWILHPMTSPMRGVFEAALAAEGIASPSDIVETTSIQATLQLLLNSDMLAVLPHSILRRPLESGQYVLLERIIGKPLDYYGIITRRDEPLSTAAQALIEHLRELTEQPLDENGR
- a CDS encoding aldehyde dehydrogenase (NADP(+)), with product MTLEGKLLIGQQAVAGASEPIQAIDPSTNQRLEPAYAGGTAHDVDRACGLAWAAFDRYRETSLEERATFLETVASEIEALGDTLIQRAVAESGLPRGRIEGERGRTCGQLRLFAQVVRAGEWLDVRVDPALPERQPMPRVDLRQRHIALGGGRLFGASNFPLAFSVAGGDTASSLAAGCPVIVKAHSAHPGTSELVGRAIQRAIAQCNLPEGVFSLLFGSGREVGTALVADPRIKAGGFTGSRSGGLALLKVAQNRAEPIPFYAEMSSINPVFPLPAALEARGEEMAKGFVASLNLGAGQFCTNPGLVIAEQGAALDAFVATAGAALKESAAQTMLTPGIYDAYQQGVARLASHDQVREIARGQVGETPNQCQAGLYVTSAEAFLNDEALQEEVFGSTSLVIECQDAAEVKRVADRLEGQLTITLQMDDADHDAARALLPTLEHKAGRILVNGWPTGVEVSHAMVHGGPFPATSDVRSTSVGTAAIYRFLRPVCYQNLPDALRPEALKEANPLGLKRLYDGRREG